The following are encoded in a window of Candidatus Sulfotelmatobacter sp. genomic DNA:
- a CDS encoding DotU family type IV/VI secretion system protein, whose amino-acid sequence MGVRNRGIRGARGRGGRSSRGGDETIVFDPPQRRGGSGRRGDGEPPSGGRVRLVDLCSDWLSMIVVMRQSPDGRLDSNAIRARTLELRGRLEQDGARNAIMPADVEAAVFALVVFLDETALRAGGPLRDAWVARPLQLEWFGTNVGGDEFFSRLDTMRRERENRIEAIEVYACCLAFGFLGRFGLSGPERVKNLLTEVERDIAAVRGTGRRALAPHAARPDDGGSEVTGRFPLWVALAVFVPALVLVFLLLKLFAVIGAQHDAGVIARLAGGGS is encoded by the coding sequence ATGGGTGTTCGCAACCGAGGAATTCGCGGCGCGCGCGGCCGCGGCGGCAGATCCTCCCGCGGCGGCGACGAGACCATCGTCTTCGATCCGCCGCAGCGTCGCGGCGGCAGTGGACGGCGTGGCGACGGCGAGCCGCCCTCGGGCGGTCGCGTGCGACTCGTCGATCTCTGCTCGGACTGGCTGAGCATGATCGTGGTCATGCGCCAGAGCCCCGATGGCCGCCTCGACTCGAACGCGATCCGCGCCCGCACGCTCGAGCTAAGGGGCCGCCTCGAGCAGGATGGCGCGCGCAATGCGATCATGCCCGCCGACGTCGAGGCCGCGGTGTTCGCGCTGGTCGTGTTCCTCGACGAGACCGCGCTGCGCGCCGGCGGTCCGTTGCGCGACGCCTGGGTGGCGCGGCCGCTGCAGCTCGAGTGGTTCGGCACCAACGTCGGCGGCGACGAATTCTTCAGCCGGCTCGACACCATGCGTCGCGAGCGCGAGAACCGGATCGAGGCGATCGAGGTCTACGCCTGCTGTCTGGCGTTCGGCTTCCTCGGCCGCTTCGGGCTCTCGGGCCCCGAGCGCGTCAAGAACCTGCTCACCGAGGTCGAGCGCGACATCGCGGCAGTGCGCGGCACCGGCCGCCGCGCGCTGGCCCCGCACGCCGCCCGCCCCGACGACGGCGGCAGCGAGGTCACCGGCCGCTTCCCGCTGTGGGTGGCGCTGGCGGTGTTCGTGCCGGCGCTGGTGCTGGTGTTCCTGCTGCTCAAGCTGTTCGCGGTGATCGGCGCGCAGCACGACGCCGGGGTGATCGCGCGGCTCGCCGGGGGCGGCTCGTGA
- the tssJ gene encoding type VI secretion system lipoprotein TssJ, whose product MSRSALAPIAALCLLGTSCAKVPLVGGKPAIQLSLEASDQCNTCGKASAQPLEFAVIQVTDASAITGTSLVQIWGKEKALFGDALLTRDTGFIDPKAKQEFSYERNAKAKAVIVIGNFCQPEGTCWYVLQPLSKGSHLKLRAEASCLAVAKK is encoded by the coding sequence ATGTCGCGCAGTGCGTTGGCACCAATCGCTGCCTTGTGCCTGTTGGGAACCAGCTGCGCCAAGGTGCCGCTGGTGGGCGGCAAGCCGGCGATTCAGCTCAGTCTCGAGGCCTCGGACCAGTGCAACACCTGCGGCAAGGCCAGCGCGCAACCGCTCGAGTTCGCGGTGATTCAGGTCACCGATGCCTCGGCCATCACCGGAACCTCCCTGGTCCAGATCTGGGGCAAGGAGAAGGCGCTCTTCGGCGACGCGTTGCTCACGCGCGACACCGGTTTCATCGATCCAAAGGCCAAGCAGGAATTCAGCTACGAGCGCAACGCCAAGGCCAAAGCGGTGATCGTGATCGGCAATTTCTGTCAGCCCGAGGGCACCTGCTGGTACGTTCTTCAGCCGCTCTCGAAGGGATCCCACCTCAAGTTGAGGGCGGAAGCGTCCTGTCTGGCGGTCGCGAAGAAGTGA
- a CDS encoding serine/threonine-protein kinase: MPVFEHSTAESRFLMEKDFGAYELRDRIGKGGMAWVYLAVQKNLDRPVALKILFPHLAEDDALVARFQLEAKSAAAMRHENVCQVYDFGRHGDQFYIAMEYVEGKNLREWIDAHGAPPLEIALLMLRDICRGLEHAHRRNIIHRDIKPSNVMFTPDGVIKLMDFGLARRVEDRSGITMYGAMLGTPAYMSPEQARGEKLERPTTDIFSFGIVCYELLGGLRPFQGDSSSVARAIMYAEPRPLDALDPLVPPIVEAMIRRMLEKNVEQRVQSVAEVRHAFDAAIQELGIPHERELLADFAADPAAVGSVLRARRLTRHLERVHEAEARNDATALLREWRCVLYLDPDHKEAAEYVRKHDVPGPLGGAAPADELEHTMLWTPESRPITPPPTSRTPSIAPDAPTLPPAPSVSRPPGTASRAPGSTVPPVFPEAPPEQTMVLDPSRSSAVAPPSAPPPPAAPPPPAGPPSAPPPPAPREPVPAAAAPRRKPPAPAKPAAKTPPLLIPGVVALLVVVAGAIFLFSPHKSTPPATPSGPPVPGSPVGAPGSEAPPAAPSAGSGVTTAALTVTAEPRDAQVIVDGGQPQSVPARFGELTTGAHTIRVLRDSFQTARRVVHLAAGQDTLVAVKLKPIEKGAREVLALRIATDPPDATVALDGEAPQTAPATYRNVTAGEHTVEAKREGFASQLLAFTVRAQAETTVTLKLVPQRAGPARSVTVRTRPNGGMVTVDDLGARHEPGRFEGLHPGLHRARASLSGFADVDLSFALSGQRDTTVTLQFAGPPSTPAGATATLNVWLRPAGTVLLDRAPVRTDVESLQVVLQADREYLVGLQPKWGGSFVSEPVKLKAGQTRLFGYDFRPGMARIDVAVTGGPPAEILLDGKPSGLQTPNTLFVNPGSHKIVVALDGWTTREGVQSFKLKGGQARALSFTLARP, from the coding sequence ATGCCGGTCTTCGAGCATTCCACGGCGGAGTCGCGATTCCTGATGGAAAAGGATTTCGGCGCGTACGAGCTGCGCGACCGCATCGGCAAGGGCGGCATGGCCTGGGTCTACCTGGCCGTGCAGAAGAACCTCGACCGGCCGGTGGCCTTGAAGATCCTCTTCCCGCATCTGGCCGAGGACGACGCGCTGGTGGCGCGCTTCCAGCTCGAGGCCAAGTCCGCGGCGGCCATGCGCCACGAGAACGTCTGCCAGGTCTACGACTTCGGGCGCCACGGCGATCAGTTCTACATCGCCATGGAGTACGTCGAAGGGAAGAACCTGCGCGAGTGGATCGACGCGCACGGAGCGCCGCCGCTCGAGATCGCGCTGCTCATGCTGCGCGACATCTGCCGCGGGCTCGAGCACGCCCACCGCCGCAACATCATCCATCGCGACATCAAGCCGTCCAACGTGATGTTCACGCCCGACGGCGTGATCAAGCTCATGGACTTTGGCCTGGCGCGCCGCGTCGAGGACCGCAGCGGCATCACCATGTACGGCGCGATGCTCGGCACTCCGGCCTACATGTCGCCCGAGCAGGCGCGCGGCGAGAAGCTCGAGCGCCCCACCACCGACATCTTTTCGTTCGGCATCGTCTGCTACGAGCTGCTCGGAGGCCTGCGGCCGTTTCAGGGCGACAGTTCCTCGGTGGCGCGCGCGATCATGTACGCCGAGCCGCGCCCGCTCGACGCGCTCGATCCGCTGGTGCCGCCGATCGTCGAAGCCATGATTCGCCGCATGCTCGAGAAGAACGTCGAGCAACGCGTGCAGAGCGTGGCCGAGGTGCGACACGCCTTCGATGCCGCGATCCAGGAGCTTGGCATTCCGCACGAGCGCGAACTGCTCGCCGACTTCGCCGCCGATCCTGCGGCGGTCGGCTCGGTGTTGCGCGCGCGCCGGCTGACGCGCCATCTCGAGCGCGTTCACGAGGCCGAAGCCCGCAATGACGCGACCGCGCTGCTGCGCGAATGGCGCTGCGTGCTCTACCTCGATCCTGATCACAAGGAAGCCGCGGAATACGTCCGCAAGCACGACGTGCCGGGCCCGCTCGGAGGCGCCGCGCCGGCCGACGAGCTCGAGCACACCATGCTGTGGACTCCGGAATCGCGGCCGATCACGCCGCCGCCGACTTCACGGACCCCGTCGATCGCGCCCGACGCGCCGACGCTTCCGCCCGCTCCCTCGGTCTCGCGCCCGCCGGGGACCGCTTCTCGCGCCCCCGGCTCGACTGTGCCACCGGTGTTCCCCGAAGCTCCGCCCGAGCAGACCATGGTGCTCGACCCGTCGCGCTCATCGGCGGTGGCGCCCCCGAGCGCGCCCCCGCCGCCCGCAGCTCCGCCGCCGCCCGCGGGGCCACCATCCGCGCCTCCGCCTCCCGCGCCCCGCGAGCCAGTGCCCGCCGCCGCGGCGCCGCGGAGGAAGCCGCCTGCACCGGCGAAGCCGGCGGCGAAGACCCCGCCGCTCCTCATTCCGGGAGTGGTGGCGCTGCTGGTGGTCGTCGCCGGCGCCATCTTCCTGTTCTCGCCACACAAGAGCACGCCACCCGCGACGCCTTCGGGCCCGCCGGTGCCGGGTTCGCCGGTCGGCGCTCCCGGGAGCGAGGCGCCGCCGGCGGCGCCGTCTGCCGGATCGGGTGTCACCACGGCCGCGCTCACCGTGACCGCCGAGCCACGCGACGCGCAGGTGATCGTGGATGGCGGCCAGCCGCAGTCGGTGCCGGCGCGGTTCGGCGAGCTGACCACCGGTGCCCACACGATTCGCGTGCTGCGCGACAGCTTCCAGACCGCGCGGCGCGTGGTGCATCTCGCCGCCGGACAGGACACCCTGGTCGCGGTCAAGCTCAAGCCGATCGAGAAAGGGGCTCGCGAGGTGCTGGCGCTGCGGATCGCGACCGATCCTCCCGACGCGACCGTGGCGCTCGACGGGGAGGCGCCGCAGACCGCACCCGCCACCTATCGCAACGTCACGGCCGGCGAACACACCGTGGAGGCGAAGCGTGAAGGTTTCGCGAGCCAGCTGCTGGCGTTCACGGTGCGTGCTCAGGCCGAGACCACCGTGACGCTCAAGCTCGTGCCGCAACGCGCGGGACCGGCCCGGTCGGTGACGGTGCGCACGCGTCCCAACGGCGGCATGGTCACGGTCGACGATCTGGGTGCCCGTCACGAGCCCGGGCGGTTCGAGGGGCTGCATCCGGGCCTCCATCGCGCGCGCGCTTCGCTCAGCGGCTTCGCCGATGTCGATTTGAGCTTTGCGCTCTCGGGTCAGCGAGACACCACGGTGACGCTGCAGTTCGCCGGACCGCCGAGCACGCCGGCGGGCGCCACCGCCACGCTCAACGTCTGGCTGCGACCGGCGGGCACGGTGCTGCTCGACCGGGCCCCGGTCCGGACCGACGTCGAGTCACTGCAGGTGGTGCTGCAGGCCGACCGCGAGTACCTGGTCGGGCTCCAGCCCAAGTGGGGCGGAAGCTTCGTGAGCGAGCCGGTGAAGTTGAAGGCCGGGCAGACGCGCCTGTTCGGCTACGACTTTCGCCCCGGCATGGCACGCATCGACGTGGCCGTGACCGGCGGGCCCCCGGCCGAGATCCTGCTGGACGGAAAGCCGAGCGGCCTCCAGACCCCGAATACCCTGTTCGTGAACCCGGGCAGCCACAAGATCGTGGTGGCCCTCGACGGCTGGACGACCCGGGAGGGGGTTCAGAGCTTCAAGCTCAAGGGCGGACAGGCGCGCGCGCTCAGCTTCACGCTCGCGCGTCCTTGA
- the tssK gene encoding type VI secretion system baseplate subunit TssK produces MSRHQAVVWSEGLLLTPQHFQQSDLAVHHLVAERFRAAQDFEFGFTHLEIDREALRNGRLALLAARGVLPDGTPFSAPEDDPLPQSRDIASHFEARQETLPVHLGLPSIRPGRAMLAGGGSDGVPPRYLTDTLDLPDANTGLDERPVTTARRNLRLLFPDDALGDHDHLQMAELGRTSDSNFVLRESYVPASLTVGASDALMRQLRAEFEMLIATGNSLAEKRRQRGSAADFADTDAAKFFQLGVVNGFIPQIAHVLAHPRIHPERVYLMLASLMAQLCTLVSEPHPKDLPPYDHAALGRTFEGLDKELRKLLEVRMDDKTLRIDLQRKDSSLYFGQIVDLRALESSSSMFLGVKADAEEQRLINEVPYKVKIASQDKIDYLIANALRGVVVNYQRMTPTTLSTKGNYLYFQLDTGGDAFETVRAAKNIAIFLPPDYPGLTIELLGLRA; encoded by the coding sequence ATGAGCCGGCATCAGGCGGTGGTGTGGAGTGAGGGGCTGCTGCTCACGCCCCAGCATTTCCAGCAGTCCGATCTCGCGGTCCATCACCTGGTCGCCGAGCGCTTCCGCGCCGCGCAGGACTTCGAGTTCGGATTCACGCATCTCGAGATCGACCGCGAGGCATTGCGCAACGGCCGGCTGGCGCTGCTCGCCGCCCGAGGCGTGCTGCCTGATGGGACGCCCTTCTCGGCGCCCGAAGACGATCCGCTGCCCCAGTCGCGCGACATCGCCAGCCATTTCGAGGCGCGCCAGGAGACCCTGCCGGTGCATCTGGGGCTGCCTTCGATCCGCCCCGGCCGCGCGATGCTGGCGGGCGGCGGCAGCGACGGCGTGCCGCCGCGCTACCTGACCGACACGCTCGATCTGCCCGACGCCAACACCGGCCTCGACGAGCGTCCGGTAACCACCGCGCGCCGCAACCTGCGCCTGCTGTTCCCCGACGATGCGCTCGGCGACCACGATCATCTGCAGATGGCGGAGCTCGGCCGGACTTCCGACAGCAACTTCGTGTTGCGCGAGAGCTATGTGCCGGCGAGTCTCACGGTCGGCGCATCGGACGCCCTCATGCGCCAGCTGCGGGCCGAGTTCGAGATGCTGATCGCCACCGGCAACAGCCTGGCCGAAAAACGCCGTCAGCGCGGCAGCGCCGCCGATTTTGCCGACACCGACGCGGCCAAGTTCTTCCAGCTCGGCGTGGTGAACGGCTTCATTCCCCAGATCGCGCACGTGCTGGCGCACCCGCGCATTCATCCCGAGCGTGTCTACCTGATGCTCGCGAGCCTGATGGCGCAGCTCTGCACGCTGGTCTCGGAGCCGCATCCGAAAGACCTTCCACCCTACGATCACGCGGCGCTGGGGCGCACGTTCGAAGGGCTCGACAAGGAGCTGCGCAAGCTGCTCGAAGTGCGCATGGACGACAAGACGCTGCGCATCGACCTGCAGCGTAAGGACAGCTCGCTCTACTTCGGCCAGATCGTGGACCTGCGCGCGCTCGAGTCGAGCTCGAGCATGTTCCTCGGGGTCAAGGCCGACGCCGAGGAGCAGCGCCTGATCAATGAAGTGCCCTACAAGGTCAAGATCGCCTCGCAGGACAAGATCGACTACCTGATCGCCAACGCCCTGCGCGGCGTGGTGGTGAACTACCAGCGCATGACGCCGACCACGCTGTCCACCAAGGGCAACTATCTGTACTTCCAGCTCGACACCGGGGGCGACGCGTTCGAAACCGTGCGCGCGGCCAAGAACATCGCGATCTTCCTGCCGCCCGACTATCCCGGGCTGACCATCGAGCTGTTGGGGTTGCGCGCCTAG
- a CDS encoding FlgD immunoglobulin-like domain containing protein, translated as MRSRMAVSAALLLLATAWHASSLAQVTSTNFKLTGDVGSGGLGTSTSYRLFGTQPSNPAGRTTSPANDLFSGFVRAIGFSHMDTVRYSTKAGKFALVAFPLKRTNNAPTSVLPGLGAYNNTVWRLGHFDTANNKYLEPGSTGITTISNGLGYWLITAGANNNSLLDVGLPVVELPFLGAAGAYPLANGPSAAPGWNQMGNPFQYPIDVSHVWVTDNATFAGPVGNGGNTLTDHTIKVWNDTSSTYEDAATINGRQGFWVHKTSTAAVNMIFFAGGSTYGVPAPGLEAGGSSADLSSNAPVAVGLSSNAPVAQWAVSLTARQGDRSSEPMVMGAAAVAAGQWNSLCEALAPAPPDFEPLTLRQTRTDWGRFSGDYTRVFQPESDHMSWDFTVSGAESPGELNLRVESQGLPAGTRLWLTDRATGARQEMAPSGSFTLPAFADAHDYRIEAIGGSASQPSANLADEFMRAYPNPFRASTGLNFALARTGDVSVDIFDLQGRRVRSLERRGLAAGEHVLVWDGRDASGNLAGSGVYLTRWRAGELSGSGRLVKID; from the coding sequence ATGAGATCCAGGATGGCGGTGAGCGCCGCTCTGCTGCTGCTCGCGACGGCTTGGCATGCGTCGTCGCTCGCTCAGGTGACAAGCACCAATTTCAAGCTGACGGGTGACGTCGGAAGCGGCGGCCTCGGCACCTCGACCAGTTACCGGTTGTTCGGCACGCAGCCCTCGAATCCCGCGGGTCGCACCACGTCGCCCGCGAACGATCTCTTTTCGGGATTCGTTCGCGCGATCGGCTTCTCGCACATGGACACCGTGCGCTATTCGACCAAGGCCGGGAAATTCGCGCTGGTGGCGTTTCCGCTCAAGCGCACCAACAACGCGCCCACCTCAGTGCTGCCCGGGCTCGGAGCCTACAACAACACCGTGTGGCGACTCGGACACTTCGACACCGCCAATAACAAGTACCTGGAGCCCGGTTCGACCGGCATCACCACCATCAGCAACGGTCTCGGCTACTGGCTGATCACGGCGGGAGCGAACAACAACAGCCTGCTCGACGTCGGGCTCCCCGTGGTCGAACTTCCCTTCCTCGGAGCGGCCGGCGCCTATCCGCTGGCCAATGGCCCATCGGCCGCGCCGGGCTGGAACCAGATGGGCAATCCGTTCCAGTATCCGATCGACGTCTCGCACGTGTGGGTGACCGACAACGCGACCTTCGCCGGCCCAGTCGGGAACGGCGGCAACACGCTCACCGATCACACCATCAAGGTCTGGAACGACACCTCCTCGACGTACGAAGACGCGGCGACCATCAACGGCCGGCAAGGCTTCTGGGTCCACAAGACCAGCACCGCCGCGGTCAACATGATCTTCTTTGCCGGCGGGAGCACCTATGGAGTCCCGGCGCCGGGGCTGGAGGCGGGCGGTTCGAGCGCCGACCTGTCCTCGAACGCCCCGGTCGCGGTCGGGCTCTCGTCGAACGCTCCGGTCGCGCAGTGGGCGGTCTCGCTCACCGCCCGCCAGGGCGATCGCTCTTCCGAGCCCATGGTGATGGGAGCGGCTGCGGTCGCGGCCGGTCAATGGAATTCCCTGTGCGAAGCGCTTGCACCCGCTCCACCCGATTTCGAGCCGCTGACGCTGCGCCAGACGCGCACCGACTGGGGGCGATTCTCCGGCGACTACACGCGGGTGTTCCAGCCGGAGTCCGATCACATGAGCTGGGATTTCACCGTGTCTGGCGCCGAATCGCCGGGCGAGTTGAATCTCCGCGTCGAGTCTCAGGGTCTGCCGGCCGGGACGCGGCTCTGGCTCACCGATCGTGCCACCGGTGCGCGGCAGGAAATGGCGCCGAGCGGTTCCTTCACGCTGCCGGCGTTCGCGGACGCCCACGACTATCGAATCGAAGCGATCGGCGGGAGCGCGTCACAGCCCTCGGCGAATCTCGCCGATGAGTTCATGCGGGCATATCCGAATCCCTTCCGCGCCTCGACCGGGCTCAACTTCGCGCTGGCCCGCACCGGCGACGTGAGCGTGGACATCTTCGACCTGCAAGGCCGGCGCGTGCGTTCGCTCGAGCGCCGCGGACTTGCTGCGGGGGAGCACGTGCTGGTGTGGGACGGCCGTGACGCGAGCGGCAACCTCGCCGGCAGCGGCGTCTATCTCACTCGCTGGCGCGCCGGTGAGCTGAGCGGCAGCGGGCGACTGGTCAAGATCGACTGA